Proteins encoded together in one Chrysiogenia bacterium window:
- a CDS encoding sigma 54-interacting transcriptional regulator, which produces MGGFSPVLCEGSSEQSRDLRARVDLFAGAAPTTVFIVGERGAGKATAARTLHVRSARKAEPFFTYSPRGKTDLEIEVALFGGVDRGLLGDADGGTLYIPDADTLPLAVQERLFNFHQQREYRTKTSGKVVTANTWVIYATERDPAELIVERTLSRSFYQIVSILRLDVPPLRERAEDLPLLVQELGKRIAPELSRMLQLPDSFWKALGEYEWPGNISELRERLEVCFEQMRGLSAADMQACMTQKAGDLPKD; this is translated from the coding sequence ATGGGTGGATTTTCTCCGGTTCTCTGCGAGGGCAGCTCTGAACAGAGCCGCGACTTGCGCGCGCGCGTCGATCTTTTTGCCGGTGCGGCCCCTACGACGGTATTCATCGTCGGAGAACGGGGTGCCGGCAAGGCGACGGCAGCGCGTACTCTGCACGTACGCAGTGCTCGCAAGGCCGAGCCCTTCTTCACCTATTCCCCACGAGGCAAGACGGATCTCGAAATCGAGGTCGCACTCTTTGGAGGTGTGGATCGAGGCCTGCTCGGTGATGCCGACGGCGGGACGCTCTATATACCTGACGCCGATACGCTCCCGCTTGCGGTTCAGGAACGGCTGTTCAACTTTCATCAGCAGCGTGAATACCGTACCAAGACGTCAGGGAAGGTAGTGACCGCCAATACCTGGGTGATCTATGCAACGGAGCGCGATCCCGCGGAACTGATTGTGGAGCGGACTCTGAGCCGCTCGTTCTATCAGATCGTCTCCATCCTTCGGCTCGATGTGCCGCCGCTGCGCGAGCGCGCCGAAGATCTGCCGCTTCTGGTGCAGGAACTGGGCAAGAGAATCGCTCCCGAGCTCAGCCGGATGCTGCAGCTTCCCGATTCTTTCTGGAAGGCGCTCGGAGAATACGAGTGGCCCGGGAACATCAGTGAACTGCGCGAGCGACTCGAAGTTTGCTTCGAGCAGATGCGCGGGCTCAGCGCTGCGGACATGCAGGCCTGCATGACGCAGAAGGCGGGTGACCTTCCAAAGGACTGA